The Allocoprobacillus halotolerans nucleotide sequence CCTGTTAAAAACATAGATACAGGAATATTATTGAAAGAATTAATAAATGACAACATAAATGCTGCACTAATTCCTGATGTAATATTTGGTAAAACAACTTTAAAGAATGCCTGTCCTTTTTGACAACCCAAACTCAAAGCGGCTTCTTCTATCGCAAAATCAAACTGATCCAATGAAGAACCAACAATACGAATCACATAAGGTAAAACAACTAAAAAGTGTCCTAATAATAAACTTTCAAAGACTGGGAAATGCAAAGTTAAAACAGTATACTGATATAATGCATACCCCACAACAATACCTGGAATGATTGTTGGTGATAAAAAGAAACTTTTTAAAAATTTCTTACCAATAACACTATATCTGGCAAGTGCATAAGCAGCTGGCACACCAACAAGTAAAGCTAATAACGTTGCAAGTAAAGCAATTTCCCGCTTAAAATAAGTGAACTCATAAAACTTTCTGATTCAAAAACATTAACAAACCATTGTAAAGAAAAACCATGAATAGGGAATGTAATCGTACTTTCTGAACCAAAAGCTGTCACGGCAATAATAATCAATGGTATAAATAGAAAAGCAAATACCAAAATAGAAATAACCATCAGCCCTTTATGTCTACGCATTAGACTTCACCTCGCTTATCTAATTTTGCTGCAATTGCATTCAATGCTTTCATAACAATCAATGTTGTTACAATCATAATCACTGCAAAAACACTGGCCGCTGTCCAGTTATTTAGACTCAGTGCCTGTTGTGAAATGAAAGTTGCTAAAACAAGATTCTTTGGTCCTCCTAATAATTGAGGTGTTGTATACGCACTTAATGAACCTGTAAACACTAATACACAACCAACAATAATACCAGGAACACTTAATGGTAAAACGACTTTCAAAAAAGCTTTGACACGATTTGCTCCTAGACTTTCAGCAGCTTCCATCATATCATTATCAATATTTTCCATAACCCCAACCAAAGTAATAATCATTAGTGGTAAAAACAAATAAATAGTCCCAATTAAAACAGAGAATTCTGTATATAACATGGTAATTGGTTCTTTAATCAAACCAACTGACATTAAAAAATTATTAATGACACCATTTTTACCTAATATATTAATCCAGGCAAAACTTCTGACAACCGAATTTGTTAACATTGGAAAAATCGAAATTGCCATTAAAATACCACGCCATTTTTTATCACATCGTGAAATAAAATAAGCTGTTGGTACACCTAAAATCATACAGACAATAGATGAAATCAAAGCAATTTTAACGGTTCTCATAAAAATCGTCATATAATATTCATCTTTAAAAAATGCTAAATAATTTGAAAAGCTAAAGCCACTTCCTTCAGGAAACAAAGTTGGAAATATAATTTGAATTAATGGCATCACCAAAAAAACAATCAATAAAACCAAACAAGGTACCAAAAGAAGATAATGCATTTTTTCTTCACTCAAGTCCCTCCTCCAATAAAAAAGTCTATCCCTCTGATAGACACAAAAAGTACCTATCATAGTCCCGTTATTTCCGGTAACAGGGTAGAAACGATTGGGCCAATTCCCAAACATATATGATACCA carries:
- a CDS encoding ABC transporter permease, translated to MSEEKMHYLLLVPCLVLLIVFLVMPLIQIIFPTLFPEGSGFSFSNYLAFFKDEYYMTIFMRTVKIALISSIVCMILGVPTAYFISRCDKKWRGILMAISIFPMLTNSVVRSFAWINILGKNGVINNFLMSVGLIKEPITMLYTEFSVLIGTIYLFLPLMIITLVGVMENIDNDMMEAAESLGANRVKAFLKVVLPLSVPGIIVGCVLVFTGSLSAYTTPQLLGGPKNLVLATFISQQALSLNNWTAASVFAVIMIVTTLIVMKALNAIAAKLDKRGEV
- a CDS encoding ABC transporter permease → MPAAYALARYSVIGKKFLKSFFLSPTIIPGIVVGYALYQYTVLTLHFPVFESLLLGHFLVVLPYVIRIVGSSLDQFDFAIEEAALSLGCQKGQAFFKVVLPNITSGISAAFMLSFINSFNNIPVSMFLTGPGVTTLPTTLMNYIEYNYDPTVSAVSVLLMVATIVIMFIVEKTLGISALAK